ACATTATTAAACCACTGACTTTTGTTATGGAAACTCAACATTATTTTTAAAATTGTCAATTTACTTttcttaaaaaataatattacaaACGCATATACCTTGTGGTTTTGCAGATAGAATGGCGTAATAACAGGCTGGAGTTGCAATCTGATAGTAATGTGGCTTTGATTGATGAGCTTGACAAATTGCTTGAGCTCCTTCAGATTCCACCTGAAGTGTGCATTCTATTAACCTATTAATTATTTTTcctataataatatttatgttaACATAACACTGAAATTCCTGATACCATTGATCATATTGCAGTATGAGGCATCATTAACTGGAGGATCATTTGATGAGGGAAATATGATTAAGAACATCGAAGCCTGTGACTGGCTAACCCTTGCTATAAAGAACCTAGAAGCGTCCAATCTAGATCCAATCTATGTAAAATTACGTGCTGTATGTCCTCTATCCTCATAacatcatctttttttttcctattgGAGGTTTACATGATTGAGCTTTTCCTTTAGCATCCAAATCAATTGAGATTAACTTATTCTTTATCAGATAAGTATTAATATGCTACTTCGGTACCATTTGAAGGACTTCTAGCAACATGGGAAGATAAATAGATTCAACAGAGAAAAGACCATTTTTCACAGACAACTAAAATTGTTTCATATGGAAGATTAAAGTAATTGTGTTTAATTAAATATATCTTACAAAAAGAGTGCCAGCAACAGTTGttgttttaccttttcttttgaacAAAATTGGCACAAGAAGGTGCCAATTTACATTGAGTAAAGGAGAGTTTATAACCAATTACCTAGGGAGCCTACAATGAGTTAAAACTGTACAAAACAAAAACTCTGTAGAAAACAGAGAAAAACAGGAAGCTGCTTAGAACACTGCAGTGAGGAAGCGTACCCcatattaaaaatatttttgaaatttgattAAATTGGAACTCAGAAGTCAAATATCTCTTGCCTTCATGATCTTCAAATGTTGGTTTCTATTCATTTTGCTACTTTCTATTGAAATGAAATTTTGTCAATCAATCCATGGCTATAGACGTTTCCATAATGGGCTTTTTATATGCAATTTCTCATCATTATTGAAATAAAGTTATGGCTTAACAAATTTTTATCTTATTTGGCAAAAATTATAAAGGTTAGAGAAAAACGTGCAGAATTTGTTCTTCTTAAATGCACATTTGTTCGGAGGGCTTCAGAATTTTTGAGGAATTACTTTCCGAGTTTAATTGATTCTATGCTAAATGACAAATCAAACTTCTCTCAGGTAAATCTTACTTCAAAATCTTCAAATATGGAAGTTTGGGATAAAACCCGGATATTTGTGATCATATATATACTCCTAAACACTTGCAGCGAGGTCATCTGCAGAGGCCTGACCATGCTGATATGAGGAACAAATGCAGGACTTATGCACGGCTTCTACAACACATCAAGGTTTTTGCATGATATCTTGGTTTGAAAAATTTCCTTCTGAAAatgaaaaaatataatttttagcTAGTCAAACTTTGTGCTTTCTAATACTCCCTTTTATACTATGTTTCAAGAGTTTGGACAAGAGTTGTATGATACCTTTGCGGAAAGCTTACTGCCACTCATTGAACTTGCTAATTCGACGTGAGGTGGGGTTCTGAGAGTAATTGGAATTGTTTTCAATTTCTCTGATATACTAAAAGTTAATCAAAGTTCTAGAGTTCCTTGGAGCTAAACATTACAAATAACACAAAAATAATAAATGTACTGATATAACAGCCTAGCATTTGTTTTGTAGTCCCGTGAATTTTCTAATGAACTACGTAATAGTTCAAAAGCATCAAAGAGCAGCACACCATTGTTTGAGGGTCCTGCTGGTGCAAACCAGCCAGCAAGTATTACCGATAGTCCTGCAGATGCATACTCCAAAATGATTACAGTTTTTATCCCACTTCTTGTTGATGAGGTTTGTTCTGTATTTCTTTGTGTCATTTATGTGAAACATAAATAATATTAATAATATCCTAACTCTGTTCATGAATATCTACAACTAGAGCTCATTCCTTGCACATTTTATGTGCTTTGAAGTCTCTACAGTTTCTCAGTCAGATGCTAATGCTGAAGCAACTAGTACTTCTTCCGTCACATTAGAAGCTTCTTCAAGCATCGGCAAAACAAGTAATATAAACCACCACCTCCCAAGTTAAACAGTGTTTCTTGCAATGGATCTATTGTTTTGCTTCCTTATGGAGAGGTGTAAAGGTCGGCTCATGTTTTTCTAGGTAATAATCCAGCTGAGTTGGGAGTGCTAAACGAATGTCTTCAGGAATTGCTTGATGGTATTCAGGTTGACTTTGTTAGTTTTCCTCGCATAATTTGCAATGTAGACTATAAATACGGATAAGCAAATAGCTAAATTAACAACATTGTTGGGTGTACTATTGTGGCTTCACCTGTTTTCTATGGTTCCTTTTCAGGAGGACTTCTATGCATTGGTTGACTGGGCATTCAAGCTAGATCCACTGAGTTGTATATCGATGCATGGAATAACAGATCGGTATCTTTCTGGTCAGAAAGCAGAGGTCTCAGGATATGTGCAATTGTTGCTTGATGACTTGGAGACAAGAATAACGATTTTATTTAGCAGGGTTTGACTCTATTGATAGGCTAGCATTTTTTTTCTACTTTGGAGAGTTCTTCAATTTGTTCCTTACTCTTTCATATTCATGGTCTGTGCAGTTTGTTGACGATGCCTGCTACCAGATTGAGAAGTACGAGCGCAATGTGCGGCAAATTGGAGTTGTGCCCTATATTCCCAGGTCTGTTGTTATGTTCTCAAAAGATATTTCTAAAATCTGAACATACCTGTCATGGTATATATAACTATGTTTAGCTGAAATGTGTTCTATTATTTTCTGTTATATAGGTTCTCACAACTTGCAGCACGTATGGAGCAATATATCAATGGATCCAGGGATCTAGTTGACCAGGCATATACAAAAATCGTATGAACTTATTATAAGCTTGACCACTCAATGCTATAAgttatttaaaaatttacacACCAACCTCAGATGCATATGCAACCAATGTTGGCCGTTTCATATTACTTTGACTTACATTAATATTACCAACCATGTTCCTTGTTAACTTAACCAGATGTGTGACTGTAACAGGTGAGTATTATGTTTGTGATACTGGAGAAAATTGCTCAAGTGGAACCTAAATATGTTGATATCGTACTTTTGGAGAACTATGCAGCTTTTCAGCAcaggtttaatttttttttcatggtaCTCTTTTATTGTGTGCATTTGTATGACTCTGCTACTGGTTTGTGGCATTTGCAGCCCTATAGTGATGCTTATATCCTACATCCATAACTTATTTTATGGAAACTGCATAGAATAATTTCCGACTATTGGCAATAGCTTTGTGCATCTTTGGTGGAGCAACTATGATAATGTTATTCATTTACCTAATTTTTAGAAATTAATTGTAAAAGCCACAACCACCCTTTAGTTGCCTCATCAACTATAGAGACAAATAACTAAAAATACCAAAGTAGTCAATATCAACGTAGCAGTGTAACAATTGTACATGGACATGCCATTGTGGTGAGAATAGGACATGTTACCTCACATCCGTCTTATTCCTCATGTGCCAACTTCACAGTCTGGGCACCTCACCGTATGATCTCAGCACTTAGTGATTAATATACACAGCATGCATAGCCACCAGCACCATCCTTCGCACATCTCACTGCTACATTCATCTCCCGAGGTGCCTGCATTAATTAGCCTTTGCAGCCACAGATGTCAACCAGCATTACTGCAGGACAAAAGTATGTTTTTGTCACTCGGAGCTACAACTATTACTTTTGCCTCAAAATATATAAGTGCTCAATTTTACCATTTTTCGATTTCAAAGTGATttgcttttttttccttttccaacTACATTCCATCAGTTAGGGCATGGCATTGAAATTGAAGTTTCTATTTTGTCACATCTTCATTCTACCAGTTCCTCTATTGAGGGTTGCAGCCCTATAATGATGGCAACGAGTTGGTGACAACGATGACACCACTCCTCTTTAGCTCTGTACTGCACAAGTCCATATGTACCACTAAGGAGAACTTGGTTATTTGGATCATCTTCAATATAACTATAGGAGataataatggcttgtattcctccaaccctagaagggtgggtatatataatgcctatacatgggcctctagatgggcctctatacacacgggctcaatatactccaacaataACCTGTCACTTGCAATCTGGTCAACAACCATTGCCTCATGTGGCAGAAACAATTAACACCTTCATGTAAGaataaggaaaaaagaaaagaaaaatgagatGTGAAACATTTCATCTCCAATACAAATATTGAAGCCTTTTCTTTAGCAAGAAAAAATGTTCCAAAATAGCAACATCCGCCATGTTTGTTATTACCTGAGGTCATAAATTGCTCCAAGTAATGCTGGAATCTTACCAATAACAGTTGTGAATACCTAGTGTTTCATAGAACTAATTAACCTGATATAATTAATTGGATCTGCAGCTTGTATGATTTGGCAAATGTTGTGCCAACGCTTGCTAAATATTATCATCAAGCTAGTGAAGCCTATGAACAAGCTTGTTCACGTCATATCAATTTGGTCATATATATTGTAAGTTGACTGTAACTCCTTTTGATTCTGTTCCCCTTGCCAACGTATACACTAAGGCGTTTATGTTAATGCATGCCATGGAACTTATGCTTATTTACCTTTTGCAGCACTTTGAAAAACTATTCCAGTTCGCTAGAAGAATTGAGGAACTAATGTACAACATGAGCCCTGAAGAGGTGAGGAATGTGATTTGGTTCTGCGTTCTATCTATCTGAAAGTTTATGCAATTTAGTGACCTAATATCAGAGCCGCATTATTTCTTGCTTGTAAATTTGCTGCCATTGCACCATCTTGGAGTTAGGGTGATATTAAAATACGTTCTATAGTGTTTTTCAGATTATGATCCATGTCTTAATTATGTGCCTACAATGCCTTGAGAAGCAAAATCAATTGGATATCAACCATTGAAATATTCCTGATGCTTTTACCAATCAACTCCCCATCGCTTGAGATCCATGCTATGCTGTGTAATCTTTGGTCTACTGGTCCATGATTAAACCTCGCTTCCTATCTACTGCATTTTCTGCGCACTTAGTTATTTTGAATGTCCAACCCTCTTGTCTTAGTGCACAGTATGTTCTATTGGTTGAAGTATGAAGTGTTCGTTGTTTGATACTTCTAACTGCACACAGATACCTTTCCAAGTTGGAATGTCCAAGGTAGATTTTCGCAAGATGTTGAAGTCTAGCTTAGCTGGAGTGAGTTCATAGTATATTCATCCATTACGTTTATGAACTTAGTCATAAAGCAGTGTCCCTTACTCTTACTTTATCTGGTTGACAGCTTGACAAGACAATTAATGCAATGTATAGAAAACTACAGAAGAATATGACTGCTGAGGAATTGCTTCCTTCATTATGGGAAAAATGCAAGGtatatttttttcataattGTAAAATTGTATGTGCGAAAAATGAATGAGGGAACTACTTGTAATCTCCTTCATGGCTAAGTGAGATACAGAACTTTTTCTTGCTTGATGTGTCGGTTGTTGCAGAAAGAGTTTCTTGACAAATATGCAACTTTCCTCAAGTTGATTTCGAAAATATATCCTGGTGAAAAAGTGACATCTGTGAACGAAATGAGGGATATTCTAGCTTCGCTGTAGCAAGTTTTATTACAAGGTAACTTTCTATGCTTTGATTTCTGCTGCTCTGTGCTGCTATTGGTTTATTTGCACTGTTTGTACATGGCGTTGTTCCTTTTGGTTTGCTTTTGTGGTGCCAGGTTAGTATTTTCATTGGCTTGCATGCACATAGGTAGACCTGATTCTCACCATCTCAGATTTGTGATCCTTACTGAACCAGCTGTCCAATATGTCTTCCTTACGAACCAGCTATCTGACATGTGATCCTTACTGAACCAGCTATCTGATTCATGGTCCATAGTGAACTATAGATGAACCCTCGTTGACATATAAGTTCAAATTGAACGATTTTTTTTCGTGTTTTGTACTGCCAATAACGCGTATGAGCCACGAATAGACATGATGATTGGGGAAAGAAACTTTTGGACACTATTAATGTTGATAGAGAAACTATACAAGGCATATGTGAAAACCATAAGATGGTCTTGTACACAGAATGCATATGTGAAACCATAAAATGTTCTTTTATACAgatgctttggagtttggagGAGAATTGTCAATTCGTAAGGAAATGGAGATACCATTGCCGGGGGTATTTGGTTGCCGAGGACAAATACTAGATTTATCTGCTAGAGAAGAAAACACTCTTGGCCCAGTGATGGATCGGGTTGTACTCAATCCAAGAAGCTGAAAACTAATGGCAGAAATATCTTTGCCTGTGTAGAATGCTGGTCTTAAAACTCATACGGCACCTCAAGTACTTCTCGCAGCTATTGATGCTTAGCCCAACTTTTATGTTTTATTATTGCAGTCTTCGCTCAATCTGTGGCTATAGTAATATTTCTGTATCTGTATCTGGGTTGTTTGCTTTTCGATATATGTTTAATCATTTGGTATTAGCAGACAAATGTAAATATGTAATAAACAAGTGGCATTACTAGATTTGCTACTCCAATACGGCATGCTTGATATTAGATAATTGCTATGGCATGATGAGCTCCACggtcacttttttttttcttggccaCACAGGACATTTTTTTCGTATATAGACTAGATAAATGTTGGACCACCAACATTACAGTACTAGTGAATTGATCAAGCTGGCCACATACAAAAATTAACTTAAAATTCATCTCAGGCCCTCGGATTATTCAAATAATGTACAAGTGAATGCAACTTTTATATGTGCTTCCATGGACCTGAGAACTTCATTGGTTCTACAAGTTTTATGTGCATCCGTGATTTTTTGCATTACCATATTGCTAGGTGAAGCTACTGAGAGTTAATTCCACTTTTGTTTCTGCTAGATTTGTGGGATAAAATTATTTGCTGATCGGGATCACACCCTTATCTCAATAACAATATAATGGAACAGAAAACATGTATCATATTATGTTTCCTCATCAAAataaaaaacttgacctgcggggggtgagaccgcccccacggcattgtttgagaggtagaatgaccttctcacagcaggccaagaaaacccccgaacccctgccccacccgtacacgggggcccgttgccttgtgagttaggccgggctccacagtgctttggaTGTGAGACAAGCGAGAGAGTTTTTTTAACCCCAGAGCTGAAATTCGCCCCTGAGGGGGATCAAACCCAGGACCTCTGGGGAGTGCCTCCAGCGATGCTACCACTACGATAGCAGGCCTTTGGCTCCTCATCAAAATACAATACCCTGCCGTTATCGCCCTTTCTCATGGGGCATCTGAAAATACCACGATGCCCATTTACTTCACGTATAGGAGATACGGAAAAACCACCTCTTGTGGATCTTGTGTAGCACCCGTATGAGCCTAGGGTTGTCACCTCTGTCCCAATGCCTACCACTCCTATAATGAAGTTTTCAAGTCCGGCTCATCTCCCACATATAGCTAAATTCTTCCCTATGTAGCTAAATTCTCCTACAAAAAAGAGGGGTCCATAACAGCTTGCTCTGGCTGCTATTTCTTCTCTCACGGTAAAATATATATAGCGAGGGTTATGTTGAGAGTAGGTGGTAGGTGCGCATAATCAATTTATCATGATAtctgacgagcaaaggacagctgtTGTCAATATGTGAGGATTGCATTGTTGTTGACATCTCATCGATCATTGGACCCCATCAGTTTTAAGTAACTGCATTGGTACTTTGTAGAATACCAACCCAAACATGATATCCCTGCCCTGCGTGACAACTACAGATCCACCGCACTACCTAAGCATGCGTTCAGTATTCTCTGAGTCTTTCCAGAGTCTCAATTCTCAGAAAACCTATATTCCTTGATTTTACTGCAGTTCTTCTCAACAACACTGGACAATAAACATTGGATCCAAGCCTGGTAACACCCTATTCCTATCGGACATGTACACAGTAAAGGAGATATAGGGATCAAAACGCATGGATGAACATTATTAGAGCTGCACATGCATGACAAGTACTGACCAGAACTAGTGCTCAGCAGGGCAGATATCTTCCTAGCTGCAAGGCAAAAGGTCGAGAACATGAAACTGGAGAACTGAAGTACATATCATTCTAGATGTGGTGCAAGCATACAGGCCTTTTGCCCAAGAACTCAATGATGTCTGTGGTGACTGTCGATCGCTTGTTCTTCTCAAAAGCAAGTGATGCAGCTTTTCTGAGCAGTAGAGAGCCAGCTATGCACCCAAGTGTCATAGGATTGACTCTGCATTGCACAACAGTGAAGGCAAAATTTGATTCAGTATGAGTCAACAGCAAAAAGCAGAAATGCAACATTACCTCTTCTCTGTAGGTTGCTCATTTGACACGATGAAGTGCtgtgcccaagatgtaaatacTGCCACATTGCCACCAACAAACATATTAGGAAAGAACCATAGGCAATTCTAAATGTCAAGTGTTTAGGGCATACGGGTGAGAATGCATGTTCACGCAACAAAAGGAGAAAACATCCAAGTAGGTTCACTCAACAAAAAGAACACGTATCACATGATTGTGAACATCAATGTTGTGACAATTAAAGAATGTATTATTGTTGATGTTAGAAAAAATGTGCCACATTAACAGGTAGTATTGCATTTGATTCAGATAGCAGTAATAAGAAACTTATGTAATGAACAGGAATACAATTATTGGAAAGTAAAACCGGTAGACGCAATGTGCATCTTATATTGCTACTACAATTATATGATAGGCAAGTCAAAGTATAATTGGCGAAGGGTATAACCAGCATTCAGCTCTTAGAACAGAACCGACCTTCCAGAAAGGATGTCCCCTTGACCACCACATCGCCTTGGGGAACCAAAAGTACTCGCTTGCGTCACTTCAAAAACAAGATAAAAATATAGTGAAAATAATGAAATGGTATTTGTGCCTAACGTTTGTAGCCTTTTAGTTAAGCAGCTGTCTACAATACCTGTTTTACCATCACAAATGACATCTGCCTTTCCTTTCCGCATTATTGTCACACCACCAATTCTGAATGCACAAAAGAATTAGAAAACATTAGTTACATTACAACTAGCATTTAACAAACATTATACAAATGTTATGTTCATACTTTTGGCAAAGTGCCGTCAGTTGCTCCGAAGCAGTTTCCTCACTTACATCACAGTTAAGGACCTTCTGAACAAGACGTTTGTACTCATATACATTTGGTGTTAAAATGGCAAGAGGGTTGCCCTCAACAAGACCAAGGTTATTGGTTATAAGAAAAAGGCCATCCTGCAGGCCACATTAATATAGTTTAAAATAGAGTAATAACTTAAGAGAAAGCAAACAAGGGGGAAAACCTTCAACTAGTACCCCATCAACAACAGTAGGAATATTAGCCTGCCTTGCATGCTTCATAATATTACTCACACAATCCTACAAATAAGATATGTGAAACAAACATTAGAAAACAGA
This genomic interval from Panicum virgatum strain AP13 chromosome 8K, P.virgatum_v5, whole genome shotgun sequence contains the following:
- the LOC120644252 gene encoding exocyst complex component SEC3A-like translates to MARSSADDMELKRVCEAGILAKGDRDKVVMAMRVAKGRGGWGKAGKLTSRHMAKPRVLAITTKQKGQKTKAFMRVLKYSNGGVLEPAKVYKIKHLSKIEVVQNDPSGCTFLLGFDNLRSQSVAPPQWTMRNKEDRNRLLMCILNICKEHLGSIPKVVGMDVVEMAIWAKENTTTKVTQVTNKDGPVESVVLEAESNVTVEKDLVSQAEEEDIEALLSNYVMAIGEAEAFSERMKRELVALESANVYALMETESVVEEVLQGLEIASVCVEDMDEWLGIFNIKLRHMREDIQSIEWRNNRLELQSDSNVALIDELDKLLELLQIPPEYEASLTGGSFDEGNMIKNIEACDWLTLAIKNLEASNLDPIYVKLRAVREKRAEFVLLKCTFVRRASEFLRNYFPSLIDSMLNDKSNFSQRGHLQRPDHADMRNKCRTYARLLQHIKSLDKSCMIPLRKAYCHSLNLLIRRESREFSNELRNSSKASKSSTPLFEGPAGANQPASITDSPADAYSKMITVFIPLLVDESSFLAHFMCFEVSTVSQSDANAEATSTSSVTLEASSSIGKTSNNPAELGVLNECLQELLDGIQEDFYALVDWAFKLDPLSCISMHGITDRYLSGQKAEVSGYVQLLLDDLETRITILFSRFVDDACYQIEKYERNVRQIGVVPYIPRFSQLAARMEQYINGSRDLVDQAYTKIVSIMFVILEKIAQVEPKYVDIVLLENYAAFQHSLYDLANVVPTLAKYYHQASEAYEQACSRHINLVIYIHFEKLFQFARRIEELMYNMSPEEIPFQVGMSKVDFRKMLKSSLAGLDKTINAMYRKLQKNMTAEELLPSLWEKCKKEFLDKYATFLKLISKIYPGEKVTSVNEMRDILASL